A genomic region of Megalobrama amblycephala isolate DHTTF-2021 linkage group LG6, ASM1881202v1, whole genome shotgun sequence contains the following coding sequences:
- the zeb2a gene encoding zinc finger E-box-binding homeobox 2a isoform X1, with amino-acid sequence MKERSPCGLLPSDPLLSMKQEIMAEGPRCKRRKQANPRRKNVLNYENVVDAGSGSDEEDRLLGSEGEGSPAGVPSLEASPRVAHALLSCRGDEENESQDGAGAHVWRHGDLNGSEERKAEYNSMSPDISLHGIGNGTVKGIDASSELESFFAKRKLDDGEGHAASIAEYLQDTVIIYPEDPEEGTRLGTPEANGQDENENDLALRTPDAFAQLLTCPYCDRGYKRLTSLKEHIKYRHEKNDESFPCPLCSDTFAYRTQLERHMATHKPARDQPQLLNEGAGNRKFKCTECGKAFKYKHHLKEHLRIHSGEKPYECSNCKKRFSHSGSYSSHISSKKCIGLISINGRVRHGVNSKPGSSPNSAASSPGSPALAQLRHKLENGRSMSLQDPSAHPDIKSEPMDFNEYRLMIASQQEYGGSGAFLNGGGRGGSPPGMHSSSQNPLQHLGIGSDSHPLGYPGFINNMSEVQKVLQIVDNTVCRQKMDGNPEEISKLRAYMKELGSQMEEQNRVLASQQGFLGVGHNSPTKTIIDYTLEKVNEAKACLQSLTEDSKRRAMDIKKERPSHTMDVLSEDKVQERDAQYAPFSCQYCKETFSGPIPLHQHERYLCKMNEEIKAVLKPNDTVPTGRRGLIGSEQHDGVISSSFERNATSPVNPYKDHMSVPNASFAMNTEPNLDELRKISMAVGLPQEFVKDSFVQWKAQSHHGIPRKRSPPPERSGELNHGLSRESTYARSPVSLGQYGDSTAEIQAITNGDSGHKLSKPHQITSIRQTNEKPLDSVDHLRGETPSPLNLSSSSSKHSHSSSYTPNSLASEDAHGEPLDLSLPKQVSKAERRLKPNGFSVDHTSNFSAREPGTEPLNLAHIKKEFNGPNSLGNENQMEKSSSPIFSINPFGGGHLYTSLPPHGAFPPPTFMSTAQASIPGLRPYPGLDPMSFLPPMAYTYAAGAATFAEMQQRRKYQRKPGFQGELLDSAGDYLSGLEDLTDSESLLARKKIKKTESGMYACDLCDKTFQKTSSLLRHKYEHTGKRPHQCQICKKAFKHKHHLIEHSRLHSGEKPYQCDKCGKRFSHSGSYSQHMNHRYSYCKREAEEREAAKQDSHDNGGPLEPTELLMRRAYLQGLGPLGFSDPEDQIEDITRENTILRDGTEGRAREAEEAYPEVTDRKETGLVEEEEMEVEGRRFETRSPEGTAKDEKESKVIGGTEDENSEEGKLASKRNPDGENEDAD; translated from the exons TGCTGAATTATGAAAACGTGGTGGATGCGGGTTCAGGGTCCGATGAGGAGGACAGACTACTGGGTTCCGAGGGCGAAGGCAGTCCAGCAGGTGTGCCGAGTCTGGAGGCCTCACCCCGGGTAGCCCATGCCCTGCTCTCCTGCCGGGGGGATGAAGAAAACGAAAGCCAGGATGGGGCAGGGGCCCATGTCTGGCGCCACGGAGACCTGAATGGTTCAG AGGAGAGAAAAGCTGAGTACAACTCCATGAGTCCTGACATCTCTCTTCATGGAATTGGAAATGGTACAG TTAAGGGTATTGATGCCTCTTCAGAGCTGGAAAGCTTCTTTGCCAAGAGGAAACTGGATGACGGTGAGGGACATGCAGCGAGCATTGCAGAATACCTGCAGGACACTGTTATCATTTATCCAGAGGACCCAGAGGAGGGTACGCGACTGGGAACACCAGAGGCCAATGGAcaagatgaaaatgaaaatg ATCTGGCACTGAGGACGCCAGATGCCTTTGCCCAACTGTTGACCTGCCCCTACTGTGACCGGGGCTACAAGCGGCTGACCTCTCTAAAGGAGCACATCAAGTACCGACATGAGAAAAACGATGAGAGCTTCCCCTGTCCCCTGTGCAGTGACACCTTCGCCTACCGCACCCAGCTAGAGCGCCATATGGCCACACATAAGCCTGCCAGAGATCAG CCTCAACTGCTAAATGAAGGGGCTGGTAACCGCAAATTCAAATGCACAGAGTGTGGAAAAGCCTTCAAATACAAGCATCATTTGAAGGAGCACCTCCGCATTCACAGTG gtgagAAGCCATATGAGTGCTCCAACTGTAAGAAGCGTTTCTCCCACTCTGGCTCCTATAGCTCCCACATAAGTAGCAAGAAGTGCATTGGCCTTATCTCTATTAATGGACGGGTACGCCATGGAGTCAACAGCAAGCCTGGCTCATCACCAAACTCTGCTGCATCCTCCCCTGGCAGTCCTGCCTTAGCTCAGCTCCGTCACAAACTGGAGAATGGCAGGTCCATGAGCCTTCAAGACCCATCTGCCCACCCAGACATCAAGTCTGAGCCCATGGACTTCAATGAATACCGTCTTATGATCGCATCTCAACAAGAATATGGTGGGTCAGGAGCCTTTCTCAATGGCGGCGGTCGTGGAGGTAGTCCTCCAGGGATGCACAGTTCATCTCAGAACCCCCTGCAACATCTAGGCATTGGGTCAGATTCTCATCCATTGGGCTATCCAGGGTTCATTAACAACATGAGTGAGGTTCAGAAGGTTCTTCAGATTGTGGACAACACAGTTTGCCGACAGAAAATGGATGGCAACCCTGAAGAGATCTCTAAGCTCAGAGCATACATGAAGGAATTAGGCTCCCAGATGGAGGAGCAGAATCGGGTACTGGCCTCCCAGCAAGGCTTCCTTGGCGTTGGACACAACAGTCCCACCAAGACTATCATTGACTATACACTGGAAAAGGTCAATGAAGCCAAAGCATGTCTCCAGAGTTTAACAGAAGATTCTAAGAGGCGGGCGATggatataaaaaaagaaagacccAGCCACACCATGGATGTTCTATCTGAAGACAAAGTACAGGAGAGGGATGCACAGTACGCACCATTCTCTTGTCAGTATTGCAAGGAGACATTTTCTGGCCCTATTCCATTACATCAACACGAGCGATATCTCTGCAAGATGAACGAGGAGATCAAGGCTGTCCTCAAACCTAATGATACTGTACCAACCGGCCGCAGGGGGCTTATCGGTTCAGAGCAGCATGATGGTGTGATCTCCTCATCCTTTGAGAGGAATGCCACCAGCCCAGTCAACCCCTACAAGGATCACATGTCAGTACCGAATGCTTCCTTTGCCATGAACACTGAGCCCAATTTAGACGAATTGAGGAAGATCTCCATGGCAGTGGGTCTTCCTCAGGAGTTTGTGAAGGATTcgtttgtgcaatggaaagctCAATCTCACCATGGCATCCCAAGGAAAAGATCTCCTCCTCCTGAGCGAAGTGGAGAGCTAAACCATGGCTTGAGCAGGGAGTCCACTTATGCCCGGTCACCTGTCTCTCTGGGTCAATATGGCGACTCAACAGCGGAGATCCAAGCTATCACCAATGGGGATTCAGGGCACAAGTTGTCCAAACCACATCAGATTACAAGCATCAGGCAGACCAATGAAAAGCCACTTGACTCTGTGGACCACTTAAGAGGTGAGACACCCTCACCTTTGAATCTCTCATCATCATCCTCCAAACACTCACATAGCAGTTCGTACACCCCTAACAGCCTCGCCTCTGAGGATGCTCATGGTGAACCACTGGACTTGTCTTTGCCAAAACAAGTTTCCAAGGCAGAACGGAGGCTCAAACCGAATGGTTTCTCTGTTGACCACACTAGCAACTTCTCTGCACGTGAACCAGGCACAGAGCCTTTAAATTTGGCCCACATCAAGAAGGAGTTCAACGGGCCCAATAGTTTGGGCAATGAAAATCAGATGGAGAAAAGCTCAAGCCCCATCTTTAGCATAAACCCCTTCGGTGGTGGACATTTGTACACCTCGCTTCCACCTCACGGAGCATTCCCTCCACCTACTTTTATGTCTACGGCTCAAGCCAGCATCCCGGGACTCAGGCCTTACCCAGGGTTGGATCCCATGAGTTTCTTACCACCTATGGCTTACACTTACGCAGCAGGGGCAGCCACTTTTGCTGAGATGCAGCAACGGCGGAAATACCAACGGAAACCAGGCTTCCAG GGGGAGCTACTGGACAGCGCAGGGGACTATCTGTCAGGGCTAGAGGACCTGACAGACAGCGAGTCGCTGCTCGCCCGGAAGAAGATTAAGAAGACTGAAAGTGGTATGTACGCGTGTGACTTGTGCGACAAAACATTCCAGAAGACCAGTTCCCTCCTAAGACACAAATATGAGCACACAG GAAAGCGGCCTCACCAGTGCCAGATTTGCAAAAAGGCCTTCAAACACAAGCACCACCTCATCGAGCACTCGCGTCTACACTCGGGCGAGAAACCCTACCAGTGTGACAAATGTGGCAAGCGCTTTTCCCACTCCGGCTCTTACTCGCAGCACATGAACCACCGATATTCCTACTGCAAACGGGAGGCGGAGGAGCGTGAGGCCGCCAAACAAGACAGCCACGACAACGGTGGACCCCTGGAGCCCACGGAGCTCCTAATGCGTCGGGCTTACCTTCAAGGCCTCGGGCCCCTGGGCTTTTCGGATCCAGAGGACCAGATCGAGGACATCACGCGAGAAAACACCATCTTGAGAGATGGCACTGAGGGTCGGGCTAGGGAAGCAGAGGAGGCGTATCCGGAAGTGACTGACAGGAAAGAGACAGGGTTGGTGGAGGAAGAGGAAATGGAGGTAGAGGGGCGGAGATTTGAAACTCGGAGCCCTGAAGGGACAGCAAAAGATGAGAAAGAGAGCAAAGTAATAGGAGGGACAGAGGATGAGAACTCAGAAGAGGGGAAATTAGCGAGCAAAAGAAATCCTGACGGCGAGAATGAGGATGCCGATTAA
- the zeb2a gene encoding zinc finger E-box-binding homeobox 2a isoform X2: MKERSPCGLLPSDPLLSMKQEIMAEGPRCKRRKQANPRRKNVLNYENVVDAGSGSDEEDRLLGSEGEGSPAGVPSLEASPRVAHALLSCRGDEENESQDGAGAHVWRHGDLNGSEERKAEYNSMSPDISLHGIGNGTVKGIDASSELESFFAKRKLDDGEGHAASIAEYLQDTVIIYPEDPEEGTRLGTPEANGQDENENDLALRTPDAFAQLLTCPYCDRGYKRLTSLKEHIKYRHEKNDESFPCPLCSDTFAYRTQLERHMATHKPARDQPQLLNEGAGNRKFKCTECGKAFKYKHHLKEHLRIHSGEKPYECSNCKKRFSHSGSYSSHISSKKCIGLISINGRVRHGVNSKPGSSPNSAASSPGSPALAQLRHKLENGRSMSLQDPSAHPDIKSEPMDFNEYRLMIASQQEYGGSGAFLNGGGRGGSPPGMHSSSQNPLQHLGIGSDSHPLGYPGFINNMSEVQKVLQIVDNTVCRQKMDGNPEEISKLRAYMKELGSQMEEQNRVLASQQGFLGVGHNSPTKTIIDYTLEKVNEAKACLQSLTEDSKRRAMDIKKERPSHTMDVLSEDKVQERDAQYAPFSCQYCKETFSGPIPLHQHERYLCKMNEEIKAVLKPNDTVPTGRRGLIGSEQHDGVISSSFERNATSPVNPYKDHMSVPNASFAMNTEPNLDELRKISMAVGLPQEFVKDSFVQWKAQSHHGIPRKRSPPPERSGELNHGLSRESTYARSPVSLGQYGDSTAEIQAITNGDSGHKLSKPHQITSIRQTNEKPLDSVDHLRGETPSPLNLSSSSSKHSHSSSYTPNSLASEDAHGEPLDLSLPKQVSKAERRLKPNGFSVDHTSNFSAREPGTEPLNLAHIKKEFNGPNSLGNENQMEKSSSPIFSINPFGGGHLYTSLPPHGAFPPPTFMSTAQASIPGLRPYPGLDPMSFLPPMAYTYAAGAATFAEMQQRRKYQRKPGFQGELLDSAGDYLSGLEDLTDSESLLARKKIKKTESGKRPHQCQICKKAFKHKHHLIEHSRLHSGEKPYQCDKCGKRFSHSGSYSQHMNHRYSYCKREAEEREAAKQDSHDNGGPLEPTELLMRRAYLQGLGPLGFSDPEDQIEDITRENTILRDGTEGRAREAEEAYPEVTDRKETGLVEEEEMEVEGRRFETRSPEGTAKDEKESKVIGGTEDENSEEGKLASKRNPDGENEDAD; encoded by the exons TGCTGAATTATGAAAACGTGGTGGATGCGGGTTCAGGGTCCGATGAGGAGGACAGACTACTGGGTTCCGAGGGCGAAGGCAGTCCAGCAGGTGTGCCGAGTCTGGAGGCCTCACCCCGGGTAGCCCATGCCCTGCTCTCCTGCCGGGGGGATGAAGAAAACGAAAGCCAGGATGGGGCAGGGGCCCATGTCTGGCGCCACGGAGACCTGAATGGTTCAG AGGAGAGAAAAGCTGAGTACAACTCCATGAGTCCTGACATCTCTCTTCATGGAATTGGAAATGGTACAG TTAAGGGTATTGATGCCTCTTCAGAGCTGGAAAGCTTCTTTGCCAAGAGGAAACTGGATGACGGTGAGGGACATGCAGCGAGCATTGCAGAATACCTGCAGGACACTGTTATCATTTATCCAGAGGACCCAGAGGAGGGTACGCGACTGGGAACACCAGAGGCCAATGGAcaagatgaaaatgaaaatg ATCTGGCACTGAGGACGCCAGATGCCTTTGCCCAACTGTTGACCTGCCCCTACTGTGACCGGGGCTACAAGCGGCTGACCTCTCTAAAGGAGCACATCAAGTACCGACATGAGAAAAACGATGAGAGCTTCCCCTGTCCCCTGTGCAGTGACACCTTCGCCTACCGCACCCAGCTAGAGCGCCATATGGCCACACATAAGCCTGCCAGAGATCAG CCTCAACTGCTAAATGAAGGGGCTGGTAACCGCAAATTCAAATGCACAGAGTGTGGAAAAGCCTTCAAATACAAGCATCATTTGAAGGAGCACCTCCGCATTCACAGTG gtgagAAGCCATATGAGTGCTCCAACTGTAAGAAGCGTTTCTCCCACTCTGGCTCCTATAGCTCCCACATAAGTAGCAAGAAGTGCATTGGCCTTATCTCTATTAATGGACGGGTACGCCATGGAGTCAACAGCAAGCCTGGCTCATCACCAAACTCTGCTGCATCCTCCCCTGGCAGTCCTGCCTTAGCTCAGCTCCGTCACAAACTGGAGAATGGCAGGTCCATGAGCCTTCAAGACCCATCTGCCCACCCAGACATCAAGTCTGAGCCCATGGACTTCAATGAATACCGTCTTATGATCGCATCTCAACAAGAATATGGTGGGTCAGGAGCCTTTCTCAATGGCGGCGGTCGTGGAGGTAGTCCTCCAGGGATGCACAGTTCATCTCAGAACCCCCTGCAACATCTAGGCATTGGGTCAGATTCTCATCCATTGGGCTATCCAGGGTTCATTAACAACATGAGTGAGGTTCAGAAGGTTCTTCAGATTGTGGACAACACAGTTTGCCGACAGAAAATGGATGGCAACCCTGAAGAGATCTCTAAGCTCAGAGCATACATGAAGGAATTAGGCTCCCAGATGGAGGAGCAGAATCGGGTACTGGCCTCCCAGCAAGGCTTCCTTGGCGTTGGACACAACAGTCCCACCAAGACTATCATTGACTATACACTGGAAAAGGTCAATGAAGCCAAAGCATGTCTCCAGAGTTTAACAGAAGATTCTAAGAGGCGGGCGATggatataaaaaaagaaagacccAGCCACACCATGGATGTTCTATCTGAAGACAAAGTACAGGAGAGGGATGCACAGTACGCACCATTCTCTTGTCAGTATTGCAAGGAGACATTTTCTGGCCCTATTCCATTACATCAACACGAGCGATATCTCTGCAAGATGAACGAGGAGATCAAGGCTGTCCTCAAACCTAATGATACTGTACCAACCGGCCGCAGGGGGCTTATCGGTTCAGAGCAGCATGATGGTGTGATCTCCTCATCCTTTGAGAGGAATGCCACCAGCCCAGTCAACCCCTACAAGGATCACATGTCAGTACCGAATGCTTCCTTTGCCATGAACACTGAGCCCAATTTAGACGAATTGAGGAAGATCTCCATGGCAGTGGGTCTTCCTCAGGAGTTTGTGAAGGATTcgtttgtgcaatggaaagctCAATCTCACCATGGCATCCCAAGGAAAAGATCTCCTCCTCCTGAGCGAAGTGGAGAGCTAAACCATGGCTTGAGCAGGGAGTCCACTTATGCCCGGTCACCTGTCTCTCTGGGTCAATATGGCGACTCAACAGCGGAGATCCAAGCTATCACCAATGGGGATTCAGGGCACAAGTTGTCCAAACCACATCAGATTACAAGCATCAGGCAGACCAATGAAAAGCCACTTGACTCTGTGGACCACTTAAGAGGTGAGACACCCTCACCTTTGAATCTCTCATCATCATCCTCCAAACACTCACATAGCAGTTCGTACACCCCTAACAGCCTCGCCTCTGAGGATGCTCATGGTGAACCACTGGACTTGTCTTTGCCAAAACAAGTTTCCAAGGCAGAACGGAGGCTCAAACCGAATGGTTTCTCTGTTGACCACACTAGCAACTTCTCTGCACGTGAACCAGGCACAGAGCCTTTAAATTTGGCCCACATCAAGAAGGAGTTCAACGGGCCCAATAGTTTGGGCAATGAAAATCAGATGGAGAAAAGCTCAAGCCCCATCTTTAGCATAAACCCCTTCGGTGGTGGACATTTGTACACCTCGCTTCCACCTCACGGAGCATTCCCTCCACCTACTTTTATGTCTACGGCTCAAGCCAGCATCCCGGGACTCAGGCCTTACCCAGGGTTGGATCCCATGAGTTTCTTACCACCTATGGCTTACACTTACGCAGCAGGGGCAGCCACTTTTGCTGAGATGCAGCAACGGCGGAAATACCAACGGAAACCAGGCTTCCAG GGGGAGCTACTGGACAGCGCAGGGGACTATCTGTCAGGGCTAGAGGACCTGACAGACAGCGAGTCGCTGCTCGCCCGGAAGAAGATTAAGAAGACTGAAAGTG GAAAGCGGCCTCACCAGTGCCAGATTTGCAAAAAGGCCTTCAAACACAAGCACCACCTCATCGAGCACTCGCGTCTACACTCGGGCGAGAAACCCTACCAGTGTGACAAATGTGGCAAGCGCTTTTCCCACTCCGGCTCTTACTCGCAGCACATGAACCACCGATATTCCTACTGCAAACGGGAGGCGGAGGAGCGTGAGGCCGCCAAACAAGACAGCCACGACAACGGTGGACCCCTGGAGCCCACGGAGCTCCTAATGCGTCGGGCTTACCTTCAAGGCCTCGGGCCCCTGGGCTTTTCGGATCCAGAGGACCAGATCGAGGACATCACGCGAGAAAACACCATCTTGAGAGATGGCACTGAGGGTCGGGCTAGGGAAGCAGAGGAGGCGTATCCGGAAGTGACTGACAGGAAAGAGACAGGGTTGGTGGAGGAAGAGGAAATGGAGGTAGAGGGGCGGAGATTTGAAACTCGGAGCCCTGAAGGGACAGCAAAAGATGAGAAAGAGAGCAAAGTAATAGGAGGGACAGAGGATGAGAACTCAGAAGAGGGGAAATTAGCGAGCAAAAGAAATCCTGACGGCGAGAATGAGGATGCCGATTAA
- the zeb2a gene encoding zinc finger E-box-binding homeobox 2a isoform X3, translated as MSPDISLHGIGNGTVKGIDASSELESFFAKRKLDDGEGHAASIAEYLQDTVIIYPEDPEEGTRLGTPEANGQDENENDLALRTPDAFAQLLTCPYCDRGYKRLTSLKEHIKYRHEKNDESFPCPLCSDTFAYRTQLERHMATHKPARDQPQLLNEGAGNRKFKCTECGKAFKYKHHLKEHLRIHSGEKPYECSNCKKRFSHSGSYSSHISSKKCIGLISINGRVRHGVNSKPGSSPNSAASSPGSPALAQLRHKLENGRSMSLQDPSAHPDIKSEPMDFNEYRLMIASQQEYGGSGAFLNGGGRGGSPPGMHSSSQNPLQHLGIGSDSHPLGYPGFINNMSEVQKVLQIVDNTVCRQKMDGNPEEISKLRAYMKELGSQMEEQNRVLASQQGFLGVGHNSPTKTIIDYTLEKVNEAKACLQSLTEDSKRRAMDIKKERPSHTMDVLSEDKVQERDAQYAPFSCQYCKETFSGPIPLHQHERYLCKMNEEIKAVLKPNDTVPTGRRGLIGSEQHDGVISSSFERNATSPVNPYKDHMSVPNASFAMNTEPNLDELRKISMAVGLPQEFVKDSFVQWKAQSHHGIPRKRSPPPERSGELNHGLSRESTYARSPVSLGQYGDSTAEIQAITNGDSGHKLSKPHQITSIRQTNEKPLDSVDHLRGETPSPLNLSSSSSKHSHSSSYTPNSLASEDAHGEPLDLSLPKQVSKAERRLKPNGFSVDHTSNFSAREPGTEPLNLAHIKKEFNGPNSLGNENQMEKSSSPIFSINPFGGGHLYTSLPPHGAFPPPTFMSTAQASIPGLRPYPGLDPMSFLPPMAYTYAAGAATFAEMQQRRKYQRKPGFQGELLDSAGDYLSGLEDLTDSESLLARKKIKKTESGMYACDLCDKTFQKTSSLLRHKYEHTGKRPHQCQICKKAFKHKHHLIEHSRLHSGEKPYQCDKCGKRFSHSGSYSQHMNHRYSYCKREAEEREAAKQDSHDNGGPLEPTELLMRRAYLQGLGPLGFSDPEDQIEDITRENTILRDGTEGRAREAEEAYPEVTDRKETGLVEEEEMEVEGRRFETRSPEGTAKDEKESKVIGGTEDENSEEGKLASKRNPDGENEDAD; from the exons ATGAGTCCTGACATCTCTCTTCATGGAATTGGAAATGGTACAG TTAAGGGTATTGATGCCTCTTCAGAGCTGGAAAGCTTCTTTGCCAAGAGGAAACTGGATGACGGTGAGGGACATGCAGCGAGCATTGCAGAATACCTGCAGGACACTGTTATCATTTATCCAGAGGACCCAGAGGAGGGTACGCGACTGGGAACACCAGAGGCCAATGGAcaagatgaaaatgaaaatg ATCTGGCACTGAGGACGCCAGATGCCTTTGCCCAACTGTTGACCTGCCCCTACTGTGACCGGGGCTACAAGCGGCTGACCTCTCTAAAGGAGCACATCAAGTACCGACATGAGAAAAACGATGAGAGCTTCCCCTGTCCCCTGTGCAGTGACACCTTCGCCTACCGCACCCAGCTAGAGCGCCATATGGCCACACATAAGCCTGCCAGAGATCAG CCTCAACTGCTAAATGAAGGGGCTGGTAACCGCAAATTCAAATGCACAGAGTGTGGAAAAGCCTTCAAATACAAGCATCATTTGAAGGAGCACCTCCGCATTCACAGTG gtgagAAGCCATATGAGTGCTCCAACTGTAAGAAGCGTTTCTCCCACTCTGGCTCCTATAGCTCCCACATAAGTAGCAAGAAGTGCATTGGCCTTATCTCTATTAATGGACGGGTACGCCATGGAGTCAACAGCAAGCCTGGCTCATCACCAAACTCTGCTGCATCCTCCCCTGGCAGTCCTGCCTTAGCTCAGCTCCGTCACAAACTGGAGAATGGCAGGTCCATGAGCCTTCAAGACCCATCTGCCCACCCAGACATCAAGTCTGAGCCCATGGACTTCAATGAATACCGTCTTATGATCGCATCTCAACAAGAATATGGTGGGTCAGGAGCCTTTCTCAATGGCGGCGGTCGTGGAGGTAGTCCTCCAGGGATGCACAGTTCATCTCAGAACCCCCTGCAACATCTAGGCATTGGGTCAGATTCTCATCCATTGGGCTATCCAGGGTTCATTAACAACATGAGTGAGGTTCAGAAGGTTCTTCAGATTGTGGACAACACAGTTTGCCGACAGAAAATGGATGGCAACCCTGAAGAGATCTCTAAGCTCAGAGCATACATGAAGGAATTAGGCTCCCAGATGGAGGAGCAGAATCGGGTACTGGCCTCCCAGCAAGGCTTCCTTGGCGTTGGACACAACAGTCCCACCAAGACTATCATTGACTATACACTGGAAAAGGTCAATGAAGCCAAAGCATGTCTCCAGAGTTTAACAGAAGATTCTAAGAGGCGGGCGATggatataaaaaaagaaagacccAGCCACACCATGGATGTTCTATCTGAAGACAAAGTACAGGAGAGGGATGCACAGTACGCACCATTCTCTTGTCAGTATTGCAAGGAGACATTTTCTGGCCCTATTCCATTACATCAACACGAGCGATATCTCTGCAAGATGAACGAGGAGATCAAGGCTGTCCTCAAACCTAATGATACTGTACCAACCGGCCGCAGGGGGCTTATCGGTTCAGAGCAGCATGATGGTGTGATCTCCTCATCCTTTGAGAGGAATGCCACCAGCCCAGTCAACCCCTACAAGGATCACATGTCAGTACCGAATGCTTCCTTTGCCATGAACACTGAGCCCAATTTAGACGAATTGAGGAAGATCTCCATGGCAGTGGGTCTTCCTCAGGAGTTTGTGAAGGATTcgtttgtgcaatggaaagctCAATCTCACCATGGCATCCCAAGGAAAAGATCTCCTCCTCCTGAGCGAAGTGGAGAGCTAAACCATGGCTTGAGCAGGGAGTCCACTTATGCCCGGTCACCTGTCTCTCTGGGTCAATATGGCGACTCAACAGCGGAGATCCAAGCTATCACCAATGGGGATTCAGGGCACAAGTTGTCCAAACCACATCAGATTACAAGCATCAGGCAGACCAATGAAAAGCCACTTGACTCTGTGGACCACTTAAGAGGTGAGACACCCTCACCTTTGAATCTCTCATCATCATCCTCCAAACACTCACATAGCAGTTCGTACACCCCTAACAGCCTCGCCTCTGAGGATGCTCATGGTGAACCACTGGACTTGTCTTTGCCAAAACAAGTTTCCAAGGCAGAACGGAGGCTCAAACCGAATGGTTTCTCTGTTGACCACACTAGCAACTTCTCTGCACGTGAACCAGGCACAGAGCCTTTAAATTTGGCCCACATCAAGAAGGAGTTCAACGGGCCCAATAGTTTGGGCAATGAAAATCAGATGGAGAAAAGCTCAAGCCCCATCTTTAGCATAAACCCCTTCGGTGGTGGACATTTGTACACCTCGCTTCCACCTCACGGAGCATTCCCTCCACCTACTTTTATGTCTACGGCTCAAGCCAGCATCCCGGGACTCAGGCCTTACCCAGGGTTGGATCCCATGAGTTTCTTACCACCTATGGCTTACACTTACGCAGCAGGGGCAGCCACTTTTGCTGAGATGCAGCAACGGCGGAAATACCAACGGAAACCAGGCTTCCAG GGGGAGCTACTGGACAGCGCAGGGGACTATCTGTCAGGGCTAGAGGACCTGACAGACAGCGAGTCGCTGCTCGCCCGGAAGAAGATTAAGAAGACTGAAAGTGGTATGTACGCGTGTGACTTGTGCGACAAAACATTCCAGAAGACCAGTTCCCTCCTAAGACACAAATATGAGCACACAG GAAAGCGGCCTCACCAGTGCCAGATTTGCAAAAAGGCCTTCAAACACAAGCACCACCTCATCGAGCACTCGCGTCTACACTCGGGCGAGAAACCCTACCAGTGTGACAAATGTGGCAAGCGCTTTTCCCACTCCGGCTCTTACTCGCAGCACATGAACCACCGATATTCCTACTGCAAACGGGAGGCGGAGGAGCGTGAGGCCGCCAAACAAGACAGCCACGACAACGGTGGACCCCTGGAGCCCACGGAGCTCCTAATGCGTCGGGCTTACCTTCAAGGCCTCGGGCCCCTGGGCTTTTCGGATCCAGAGGACCAGATCGAGGACATCACGCGAGAAAACACCATCTTGAGAGATGGCACTGAGGGTCGGGCTAGGGAAGCAGAGGAGGCGTATCCGGAAGTGACTGACAGGAAAGAGACAGGGTTGGTGGAGGAAGAGGAAATGGAGGTAGAGGGGCGGAGATTTGAAACTCGGAGCCCTGAAGGGACAGCAAAAGATGAGAAAGAGAGCAAAGTAATAGGAGGGACAGAGGATGAGAACTCAGAAGAGGGGAAATTAGCGAGCAAAAGAAATCCTGACGGCGAGAATGAGGATGCCGATTAA